From Xyrauchen texanus isolate HMW12.3.18 chromosome 44, RBS_HiC_50CHRs, whole genome shotgun sequence:
ccactccctataGTGTGGGTAAAAATAGGTTCCTCCCTTGAGTCCAAAACTATGcacaaaatctaaattaaataggTCTGATCTCTCATTACAGATCAAGACACCTTGTAACACTTACTACACACAACAGTGAGCCAAGTAGCCGATTAGAGTGCTGACCTTTTTAAGAAAAAGACTCGAGTCAAAGTGATACCTCCTCTAACCGTGATGATCCTACGCAGGCAGACTAAACGAGTTGGCAACTTGGCATGATCAACTAAATATATGACTGAGAAGCAAGTTTACCATGTTGCAACACCTTCACTTCAATGTGGTGGCTAAATGTCATAGCAAGGAAACTTTCGTAGCTGCAGAGATACTTAACTTGTTTCGCAGTTTAGTTTGATCTTGTTCATAATGTAGTAACAGCTCCATTATAGCTTTTAATCTATCATTCTTCATATCATAAGAATAAAGTGAGCGCGCCAAATCTCAGCTTGACATGGTAGCTTCACCATTCACTCAAATGCATCATGGAGGCTAATGTTAGCCTTCTAATGTTCATAAACATGACACTCGTACCTGCGAGGAAGTGgacaagctccgggcgagggtcGCTGTTGGTCTAGCGATGCGGGAGAACATACTGGATTGAATTTGTGgagtttttctgtttttaaattaGTATTTGATGCAGAGCCCTACTGACTGTGACTCCTACGTCCTCTAACAAGACAACCGGTTGAGAACGAGTGAACGGTGCAACCAAGCTTTGTTAAAGCTGTGATATTTCGGCCCCATCTGATTGGCAGAGTCTCAAATATGCTGTGCTGTGATTCACCAAATATGCTGTCAGTCATCCCTGAGTAGGCGGGGTTTATCTCTGCATATTCTCATCAGTCGTTTACCTTGTGGCGGTCGATTGGTCGGTTTTGCGTGACACGTCATTGCAACTACTCATAAAAGAAAAACACGAGTGAATATTTTCTTACTAATTAAATACTGCATGTGTGAGCATATAATGCTCGATTCTATAATATATTCTATAAtattctttacaaaaaaaatacaaattggaaAAACTCCATCTGGCCTATTAAagctgcactcagtaatttttcctcattacatttttttaaccactataCTCTAAAGACATGAACTGTAAAGTaaggtgccattgtagaaatgtagtattcacagttagccatgattactttaataagTGAGATAAAtagtcaaataacaggatggttaatGAGAGTAATATTAGGCTAGTTAAGTGATTCTAATATGGTAgtccccatgtgtggaccctctccatgtagattaaaacagcttttataaggttactgatatgactggagtcttcattttaatttgagtggtcatgatttccaacatatattgcaaaattacaattcatgtcttttgatgtaaaacatttttaaagaggaaaaaaattacagagtgcacctttaagagttTAGTTTTAAAAACTGAACCGCTGCACTGACTTCAACAAGAGCTATGCCTTGAATACTTGCAGGAATATATGATTTGCTGTCTTGAAAGAGTTAGTGCTTTGACAGTTGTCTGACTGTTGTGTAAAAGCCAGGTGTGTTCTTCACACATTTCACCATGAACTCATTCCTATGACATTTCACATAGTGACACCACCAGACCGTCGTATCTCTGCAGTTCAACTGTCAAAAGTATAATTTTTATAACCAATGCAGAGAATGCCATTTCCGTTGTCGCAGGGTATGTAAGAAGGACATACCACCATTTATTCCTACTGGGAATGGTATATGCAGCAAGTACACCTTGCACATACCCTATTTTGTGAAAATATGCATTATACTACAATGCATGGAATACTATATCCAACAGTCCAGTAagtcacccaaaatcgattggatgatcgcttcagaagacatggattaaatcatttgagttttatggatttgttttatgctgccttcatgtgctttttggagccaaGTGTtgtgcttgcattgtatggacaatcaGACATCATATATATCAATTAATACATCTTTGTTgtattgaccaacagagctgacataCTCTTCTaaaatgttctgcagaagaaagaaagtcatacacatctagaatgacatgaaggtgagtaaatataaaatattctctgtctgctcataaaTAATGagtcaatttacatttttggttgaactattactATAACTGAATGCCTCTTGATAATTTTAAACAAGCAATACAGTGCTGTCatttgacaacaatgtagcagTTTAAAACATGCATTGTTGCACTGTATCACATTTTCGTCTTATATAgtattgtactgtatattctAGAAGATAGTACATCagtattccattccgaacatAGCGCATCTTTTCCTCTCATTTTTCTTATGAGCGGTGCTTCCAAATTGACCAATCATCTTCAACTCTCCCTGACAGCTAACCAATCACAGAAGGCTTTGGGATCTGCTGCGAGCTTCATATTTCCGGGGCTGCTTTAAGAATGTAAACTATTCAACATGGAGACTGTTGATAAGCTGGAGGCAATGGTAAGCTGTGTTTGAGGCAAACGTTTCATCAGACTTGTTCTCCAAATAAACCGACTGTATGCGGTAAACGTTCAACAACCCCAGTGTTTTTAATGGTGACAACGGAAAGAAGAATAAAACAATAAGGGTTACACGCTTTCTGCAatcctctcactttctctcttgtCGGAGGGGAGAACATTACGAAAAATATGTAGCTGACTGGCTAACTATTGGCGCTGCTCATGACATTAGTCTGTAACATTTACAGCGAAAACCAGTATTTATATGACTTAAGTACTGTAAGCGCATACTTTGGAACGAAACAATGTCATCCAGCTCGAAAATTGTATATTTGGTCCGGTAGGTGATCGGCGGTGTGTGCGCGAGGGCCTGTGAGTCACCGAGACTGCGCGCGGCAATAAAAACACGCTCTACATGTCTTGATTTGTTTTGTCAGTGCAGTTCGTTTTTTACACGTATTGCCATAACGATTATGAACTGATAGGTACAGGTTCATGATAAACAAAATATGCCCATTGCTTTTGCAATAACACGTGCACAGATCTCTTCGTATCAACTTTTGTTTTAAAGCAGTTTGGCGATTTGCATGTGGCAAAATCTCCTTAAAGCACAGCCTTTTACTAGGCAATGATTTAAGTAAAATCTTGACTACTTAAACACCCTTATTTAggtatgctttgtgttatatcaGCAGGAAGTGGTGCCGATAGGGCGCAAGTTCTGAGTTCTAGAGTGCCTATGTGACTAAAATGTTTAGTTTTGGTTTAATGTCTATAATTACAACTGTGTCTTATTCAGGGTTttaattgacatttttatttgtctttattgGATGTTTCAGCATGCAAAAGGACCACCCTGATTCCTTGCTGTCTGTCCAGTGCCCCTTTTATATTGTACTACTGATAACCCAGTTATTAAAGCAGTGCAATGTTAAAAGGGCATTGGCCAGGGATTTTTCTCACAGGTAGGGTCAACTTCCCAACCAGCCAGATCAAGTGTTGATATTGCTGTTAACAGGTGCTCTGACTTCATTGCACTACTGTATTGGACAGCTAGCAGTGCAATAGTATTGTCAAAGCGTCTGTAAGCAGTTTTGCACAATGTTTGAAACTTTAACCAATTTAGAAGCTCTGTTAATATATTCCATATGGGACCTCCACAACACTTGGCaaactgttgtgtttgttttctgtCATATACAGGTAATAATGTTAATCCTAATTCCAGGGACCCTATCAGTATTGCCTCTGCTATGTTCAGAGTAGTGCAATATTGCTAATAGGGTTTCAGGTTTTGGGTTGTACCACCAGTAAATGTGTCAAAACTACTGAATAGCAACCCCAATCCCTCGTAGTTAGCACAAACCATCTAAATGCATACAGAATTATGGTGTTTAGAAGTGTGTCCTTGTAGTTCCAGAAATCAGAGGCTGATATAGAATATGTGGAAAAGCAGCTGAAATTTGACTTCATGACCAATGCTCAAGAGGCTGGCTCATTCGAGGTGAGTTCATAGTCCAGCATGTttttttaaccctcctattgcattCAGAATCTGCACCTTTTGAATTCACGGGTAAATTTTGACCCAGTGGAATttaagcttataaatcattcatgaCCCAAtggttttcatctaaaactatattgTAAGTCATTGTAAGTATGCTTTGAACTGGTTTGGCATCAGATGGCTGCCAGGTAAAATGTGGACAATTGGCTCTCTCAAGCCCTATTTAGATTAATGTGTGCCTGAACAAAATCTCGCCACATTCCCTATAGACTGTAGTACCAGATGCAGTCCCAGTGAGAgacaaagtgtgtgtgagagtcgaGAGAGTATGGGAAAGAGGCTAAATGTAAGCAAAGTTTTATAAATCTCATTTATAGATGTTCAAAATAGCATGTGTAAAGCCACAATTGATGCCCGAGTCTGGcccatgaaaaaataaataataataatacattttaaaatggttctctttaaaaagtgtattttgagtcttgacaaagtcacaaagtTTGGTTCCCGTACTAAAAACTATGTGGTTTTTAAAAATGATCTTTGTCTCCCAGGTCAAATATGACCTAAACGCATTAGGAGGGTCAAACTAAGTAActtataaaaataagaaatatttagctAATAAAGCATACTGCCAAAGGGTTGGGTGTTTCAGAGAGCAATGCATTGATTTCCATGTAAGTCTTCTAAAAAGGATTTAATATGCTTTGACTGTATTGTGAATGGCAAACACTGTGCTTGTGAATTTCAGGGAAACCCAGTTCAGTTGTTGGAGAACTTATAGGGTATTAAAAGCACGGCATGCAGCCCCGTGTGCACAGGTGGAGGAGATCGTGGGAGAACAGAAACATTCTATGGACTCAATACAAGCTCACCTGGACACCACAATTCAGCTGGTTCAACAGCTACAAAACACATCAGATACACAGGTATTCAATCAATCATTCAACATTTCCCCACCCAAATCTTAATGTAATCTCTGGTGTAATTTTGACTCCATGACTAAATTGTGAGAAAATGTTAAGTTGGCATCCTGCAATGCCTGGTTGTGCAACTGCTAATTTAATTGGCTTATATAGTGATATTTAAATAGTTAATATAGTGTTGAATTTATTAACATATACAAGAAATAGCTTACACAAGTAGCTGAGCAAATGTGCAGAAGAAACAACAACCCTGCCcagtaatgtaaaaaataagtgTCTGTCTTTTTGGTTTCGATCACGGTAAGATCAGAACCTCAGAGTCAAGCACAGTCTAAATGTAAGGAAATAAGAAACATACTTAAGACAGCAATAACACTTGGCATCATCAAAAGcttatatgtaaaaataattataatatatggTTTTATTTAGTCTGTGTGTCTTGCAGCACAGATTGTGTGTGAAGAGGTGACTGAGGGGACATTTGAGACTTTCCCGCAGAGCATACGTGGTAACTTGAAGCTGAATGACCTCAACACGCTCTATATGCAGTTATCAGAGTACATTGCAGATAAGAAAAGGTTTGTCTAGTCATATTTGTGAAAACCCATCATTTCATAATAAAGGTAAAATGTAGttttctaaaacaaaattgtaCTACGCTGATATTCAACAGTGTTTTAGAATAAATGTTCACTTCTGTGAATTTGCCATTTTGTTTTTCCAGAGGGCCATTATGCACGCAAAGGATGAAGTTGAACTTGAAATTCAGTGACTCCGCATTGAAGACTTTACAGCACCTTAAAATCATTGAATTAGATAAGGATTTGATTCATTGCtttaatgaaactgaaaaatCAGGACAAACTGGAGACTGGCTAGTTTTAGGAATGCATTTCCCCACCTCAATAAGTGTAAAGCACAGAGGACTGGCAAAAAAGACACTGTGTCCTTAAACCTCAGTACATCACTCAATGaggattgcatttaaaaaaaaacaatgaaaaaagacAAATTTGCTTGTATCATTGCGAAGCCTTTTAATGAATAAACTTAgtaaatgttgtttttctttgtcccATGTCTTGTGCAAAATGTATTGCTGCTGTATGAAGTTTGATCTTGACCTGATTTAGAATCCTTAGATTTATAGAAAGAGGCAAAATTAATGAGCACttttaatgtaatgtattatattataatattttttttaaataggtgaCTTATCAATTCCTTAATTAtgcaatacaatttattttagatttgtacTTGTCCTTTTTTTCAATAAGAAACTATTCAAAATGTGTCAATTTAAcctgaaacaaaaacaacagtaaAGAAACTTTGGAGCAACAACATAAAACTTAATgttatgtaaaatgtatatatatatatatatatattttcttttgtgttaagAATAGCTGGAATAACACATTTAAGATGAGTTAAAACAGAGACTTAGTAGGCCTATATTTTAGGTGCACTTAGATCTCAATTGAGCTTATTTTTGAAGAACAAGCTAAGCTTAAGTTTAAGCTCTTGTATTATTTGATATATCAGCAAATTTGTAACAGAGGAACACAAACCACATGCCTGATTGGGGAGGGGTAATGAATGCAGTGAAAATACAAATAGGAAGAGTCAAATTTTCTGATAGTGGCTGAGCTGAGGGCAAGAAAATATTAATTGACTATTAAAAATTAGTTTATCAAATTTTTTATGAGGCTAGAATTTTTAACAGTCCATATTGTATACAAATATTCCTAGTTTATGGATTTACAATATCAATGTAGTCTTAGGGTCAACTGCATACTATTTTTGGGTTCTTGTGTACATGTGAGGACGATTCCTGGTCTCTTCATTAGCTGGCTCAAGCTTCTCTCTCAGCTCATTCACATTTCCTATAGAAAGAAAACCAATTAGGCTTCAACTAATTTAAACAAAAGTGCATTACAATACATGAAGTTTGTTCAAACTCTCCTGCTGTCACTATGTGGTCCCCACTAGGGCAGCCAGCCGCCTCTCTGACATACCCTCTCCTTTCATATCAGACTAagaaaaaattgtcaaaaaaatataCTCTCAATGAGCACTTAATAAGGAACAACtgtatacctacttattcatgcgaatATCTAAACATCTaatcatgtggcagaagtgcaatgcataaaatcatggttcatcagaatggggacaaaatttggtctcagtgattttgaccgtggcatgattgttggtgccagatgggctggtttcaatatttctgtaactgctgatctcctgggattttaatggATGTGCTACAATTGCAGAAGATCaagttgggcactttattagtagTGTTCCTTAAAAGGTAATCCATAATGTAGATTAATGTTTGTTATCCATCAAGACTAAAATACTGTATTATTAAGGAGATGTGTTcagaaaagaaagacatttagGTTGTTTAGAGACAGCAAGGGATAGGAAAGGCCTGTTAAATGATAAGATTGagatttaaaataaaactattgGTGAATGTATCCACTGAAAAATGTGGAGCTTCAAATCTCACAGAGTTTTGGCATGTGAGATCGGCCCCAAATCCCTAAGGATTCTCAAGTCCAGTGGCTCTCTCCAAAAGCCTTTTTTGCAGTTCCTTGTCAAGAGTGGAGTAAGCCCTACACAATTAAAATATTCAAGATTGtgtttcaaaataattaatttaatgtaatttcaaaGTTGAggcatatacattttatttcagcatttcattaaaaacatataataaaataacttgAATTAATATAAAGTGCCCACAATGTTCCATTTAAAGAGCTGTTTTAAGACTTCACAGACTGACCCGATTccaaaatgaaatattaaaatgtgATGCATAAATATTCACCCTGTTTAAAACTTTTTGTAAAGCActgtattaaaggtgcactcagtaatttcttcctcattaaaaaagtttatctcctaaagacattaattgtaattttggaaTATGTGCAGGAAATAATgtccactcacattaaaatgaagactccagtcatatcagtaaccttataaaagttgttttattctacatggagagggtccacacatgggggcggccatgttagaatcacatgaccagctgaatgttacttgcttaatctcagtaactaaTCAATGAGTGACTGTGTCAAATAAATGacaaagtaatcatggctgactgtgaatacaaatTTTCTACTATGGCATCTGAAACAGAAAGCTATTGATTTTAagttatgctgcatccaagccgctaggtgtcagtgtaagtcaaagatgacacaaagacaaatgttactgagtgcaccttaaattGACTAGGTTCATTTTTAAATCTAATAATGGGACAATAtcaggttaaatatatatctgaaCAGACAGTACTAGCTCTCAAATCCCTAGAATGGAGGCACAGTTCCCTTTTACCCAGAATACTTCAGTATCACTAGAAACATGAATCTCTAGAAAGTTGACAACCAACAAAGAAATACACTTAGTAGGAACATTTACAAAGCAAGAGTACAGGGTGTTTTACATTTCTATTTAATAAAGGCTGTGACTCTTATCAATGCTTCTTTGAGAATTAGCATTGCTATCCACATTTGCAGAGTTGAGATAAGGACACTGGTCTGGAAAAAACAAAAGTATATACATTCTAATCCCCATTTAAAATGATGTGAGAAAACAGTCCTACTGACATGCAGTTTCATCCTCACACCCTTCCTTCCCCTCTGAGATGTCTTCATTGTTAAATGCTTTTTCATCAAAGAACACTTGGTCATGCTAAATTTCAGGATCTGACAGGTCCTCACCTGCTTCCTCTCTCTCCTCATACACATCATTATTGTCTGCAGGATATGGTCAAAACAGAGAGAGAACACAACCTTGTCACTTGGAAAACATACCAGACCAGACTAAACTAGACTTAAATAGACTAGACTAGAATAGGAcaggacaaaacaaaactgtctgGCTGAAGTCTAGAGGACACGAGTCTTCAAATATCTCAACTTTATAAATGACCATTGAATTATatccacaaataaaaataaaagcatatataGCAAAACATATGCAAATCGTTTAATTCTTAAAGGGGCACTTTTCCTCATTTTTCCTCATTacaaaagttttactcctaaagaaataaattgtaattgtgaaacatacactcactgagaacttaattaggaacactaaagttcccgacgtggtcttctgcttttgtagcccatctgcctcaaggtttgacatttgttcattctgagatgttattctgctcactacaattgtacagagtggttatcagagttaccttTTTCTATCAActggaaccagtctggccattctccgttgacctctcttatcaacaaggcgtttctcaccattctctttacagactgttgcgtgtgaaaataccaggagatcagcagttacagaaatactcaaaccagcccgtctggcaccaacaatcatgccacggtctaaatcactgagataatatTTCgatccattctgatggttgatgtgaacattaactgaagctcctggtctgtatctgcatgattttatgcattgcactgctgccacactattggttgattagataatcacatgaataagtagatgtacaggtgtggCCAGTGAGTATAGTTGTGCAATTTCCAGCAATTATtgccaattaaaaatgtaaaacattatttgttgtaactttttactgtttattacatttaatgaacaaaagtataaatgtatttatttctgaaacttaaaaaaatatatatgttaatacaaattatttgggAGCAAGAAAAATAAAGTATAAATCAGAATTAATGGACTTTCCGagccagcagaaaaaagaaaaatccttattgttaaagggataattca
This genomic window contains:
- the ska2 gene encoding LOW QUALITY PROTEIN: spindle and kinetochore-associated protein 2 (The sequence of the model RefSeq protein was modified relative to this genomic sequence to represent the inferred CDS: deleted 1 base in 1 codon); translated protein: METVDKLEAMFQKSEADIEYVEKQLKFDFMTNAQEAGSFEGNPVQLLENLRVLKARHAAPCAQVEEIVGEQKHSMDSIQAHLDTTIQLVQQLQNTSDTQSVCLAAQIVCEEVTEGTFETFPQSIRGNLKLNDLNTLYMQLSEYIADKKRGPLCTQRMKLNLKFSDSALKTLQHLKIIELDKDLIHCFNETEKSGQTGDWLVLGMHFPTSISVKHRGLAKKTLCP